DNA from Candidatus Poribacteria bacterium:
CCCCGCGGTTCCAAACCCGAAAATACAGCCGCTGTAAAAGTTGCGGTAGGTCGCGTGGGTATCTTCGCAAATTTGAATTGTGTCGCATATGCTTTCGCCTCTTTGCCCGCGCCGGTAAAATCCCCGGTGTCCGAAAGGCGAGTTGGTAAAAACTGAAAGTTGTCCGCAATTACACAAACACGATGGGCACAGCGACCCTTCAGAAACGAGAACAAAATAAGGAGAATCTTTCATGTCGATGACCGATCCGATTGCTGATATGTTGACACGTATCCGCAATGCCAATATGGCAGGACATGAACGCGTTGAAATCCCCTCTTCAAGAGTCAAAGCTGAAATCGCACGCATTTTAGCAGAAGAAGGTTTCGTCCGAAACTATCGCTTACTTGAAGATGGAAAACAGGGGATTTTAAGAATTTACTTGAAATACGGAAACACAAAAAAAGAGAAGGTCATCACAAACCTTAGGCGCATCAGCAAACCCGGCAGGAGGGTTTACGCGAAAGCCGATAATCTGCCACGGGTTTACGGAGGACTCGGGGTCGCGATCTTATCGACATCTGGCGGTCTAAAAACCACACCAGAATGCCGTAAAGAAAAAATCGGCGGTGAAGTTCTCTGCTACGTCTGGTAAAATCTTGCTGATGACTCTCAACGAGTTGGGAGAGATAGTAATGTCACGTATTGGACTAAAACCGATTCCGGTGCCTGACAAGGTGCAGGTGGCTTTGGACAAAAGCGACGTGCAGGTAGATGGACCGAAAGGGAGTCTCAATTGGAAACTTCCAGAAGGAATCAATGCGACGCTTGAGGAAAACGTCCTAACCGTCCGAAGAACGAGTGAACTTAAACAATACAAAGCCTTGCACGGATTGGCACGTAGCCTCATCGCTAACATGATTACCGGTGTTTCCGAAGGCTTTGAGAAGAAACTAAGAGTAGTCGGC
Protein-coding regions in this window:
- a CDS encoding type Z 30S ribosomal protein S14, with the translated sequence MASKSWIAKQKRTPRFQTRKYSRCKSCGRSRGYLRKFELCRICFRLFARAGKIPGVRKASW
- the rpsH gene encoding 30S ribosomal protein S8 — encoded protein: MSMTDPIADMLTRIRNANMAGHERVEIPSSRVKAEIARILAEEGFVRNYRLLEDGKQGILRIYLKYGNTKKEKVITNLRRISKPGRRVYAKADNLPRVYGGLGVAILSTSGGLKTTPECRKEKIGGEVLCYVW